DNA from Dermacentor albipictus isolate Rhodes 1998 colony unplaced genomic scaffold, USDA_Dalb.pri_finalv2 scaffold_17, whole genome shotgun sequence:
gggttctttaacgtgtaccgaaatctaagcacacaggtgtttttcgcatttcgcccccatcgaaatgcggccgccgtgcctgacagccagaacatcgcactcatattgctagtatttcggctacgtcaaaaacggaagcggaccatgcatgtgcatgcgaaagctattcgacaagcgccctcaactcggcgactaccaccagctagtacaggagctgcgaaatgcagcttacctgtggcgagaccacactgctttcgtatagcttcccacgcgttgttcttgcgctctgtgtcgcggtagtccatgcgtttcacatcgtatacacatggaaggttgcaaatcgcttcaagcaggcgtcctcactcgcgctgtcatcccgcacggatgttgaaaaaaccacagccgcactgtcagtacgcgcaccgcaggccgccattctgccttctgctcgctgccgctgcagcgcgcagtgcattctggtctagcggcagccgcgtgaaatagaacacgctctatgtcagcgccggcggcgttgtgctcgccaagcgcgcctgggcacgccggctacgccgtgacgccggactgtagagtgcgcgcttttcaccgacgtcgcttaaccgcgacgcgcgtggccgcgcgcgcgcgttacgccggactatatcttgccctttaggAGTATGGATcgatggcaaatatctcagcaaccttcggtttgccgatgaaatttttattcagcaatactgcaaacgagttacaacaaatgatcgagGTCCTTAACAGAGAGGGTGCAAgggtggggttgaatattaatacggagaagacaaagataattatgaatagccgggcaaagaaacaagagttcagtcgcggcagtcagcctctagagtctttgaaggagtatgtttacctaggtcaattaatcacagggaatcctgatcatgagaaggaaattcatagaagacgaaaaatgggttggatcgcatacggcagacattgtcagctcctggttggaagcttaccattatcgttgaaatttaaggtgtacaatcagtgcattttaccgattctgacatatggggcagagacttggagactgacaaagaagcttgagaacaagttaaggaccgcgcaaagagctatggaacgaagaatgctaggcataacgttaagagactgaaagagagcggtttggataagagagcaaacgggtatagccgatattctaattgacataaagagaaaaaatggcgctgggcaagtcatgtaacgcgcagattagataaccgttggaccattaggattacagaatgggtaccaagagtagggaagcgcagtcgaggacggcagaagctagatggtgcgatgaaattaggaaattcacgggcgctagttggaatcggttggcgtaggacagggataattggagatcgcagggagaggccttcgtcttgcagtggacataaaatgggctgatgatgatgatgatcttgttgttgttgttgatgatgatgatgatgatgatgatggtggtggtggtggtggtggtggtggtggtggtgggcctGGTCGCGTTGAGCAACACTGTCTCTCGGAAACAGACAATCGTCAAGGGTCGTACACTGGTGTCCGTAGtccttaattagcagtgcacgTTGTGGACGAATGCGGGACACCCCAATACAAGGTGTTCAAGTGCCTCACAGGAGCCGCAGGACGTACACGACGGACTGTCCACACGTCCTTGACGATACAAGTGTTCGCGCACCAACACAGAGCCAACTCTTAATTTCACTAACAGTGCTCTACACTACGACGCAAGCCACGACCACGAATACGGGGAGGGAACGAGCCGTTTGCAACAATGTGATCTGGAGGCTGCTTTAGGAGGTATCGGCGGATTAACATATGGGCGTTATcatgggagtaatggtaattttgacagcacgccgccgcccatagcggtgctgcaacaataCTGAAATCAGTTGCTGAGCTAGTTATTTTATGTTCGAAACGCTAGGGatgtcactccccacgtcgcaagctgctgtCGACGCGGCAGCTTGCGACGCGGGCAAGCGCACGCGGCGCCGAGGAGCACGGGTGAGTTTGCGCACAGGAGCCGTTCAGAGCAGCCACCCTCATACCCTCTTCCCAAACGCAGGCGGTGTCGGCCTGGCGCGGCCGCCCGTCGGAGTGCCCGGAGTCGGCGACGGACGACGAGCAGCGGCGGCagcacgaggaggaggaggaggaagagcgcCTCCGGTGGCTGTCTCAGCTGCCGGCGGCGCGCCACCCGCATGAGCAGAACCTCGAGGTGACGCTCGCGTCGCAGCAGCTGCAGCTGCGCGTGTGCCGGCCCGTGCAGAGGGGCGAGCCGCTGCTCGCCTGGTTCTCCCGCGAGCTGGCTGACTTGCTCAGGCTGCCCGCGGCGCCGAGGAACACCACGAACGCCCACGGTGCGTGCACACCGCGCGCGTGCACACACGTatacacacgtacacgcacgcacgtacgtcTAAAGGCGTGCAGTAACTGTACGCGCAGCGATTATTGTGGCGAATTCCAAATTCATTTTGTTTTTACGTTCGTAAGAGCTATTTGCCATTCGCCGGCCACTTTCAATAAAATGTGTCAGACGTTACGACTGGCTGGTGCGTGTtgttacgaacaattctagctttTTAGATTTTTTTAGAGATTCTCTTAGCACTAGATTTTTTATGAGGATGCGGGCCCATGGTAGATTAGACCTAGACACGCAGAAGAGCCGCCACGAAACATAGGAAGTTCGAACCCTGTTGTAGTGGTTGCCCACTCGTTAACGTAGTGTTTAGTATGGGAGTGAAACCTAGGACTCTTCCATTGTCTTCAACCCGACAGTGAAATTTAGGCCCGGCCTGCCAACTCGACCCGCTTTTGCCAGATTCGTTTAAACGCAAGTGGACGAATTGGGGCCGTCTCTCGGGTATGTGGAGAAAACACGCGAGCGAGCTTACCTCGTCTTGTCCACATCACAGCTGCTCTGACGCACGTATGCCACTGCTCGACTGCAGGTGGCGAGAAGCCGTACCGATGTCCACTGTGCAGCGACTCATTCGTGAACCCGTACCCGGTGGTGTCGCATCTCATGTACCGCTGCCCCGCGAGGCACCACGCAGCGTCGGCCGAGGTGCCGCCTCCGCCACCTCCGCCCACGGTGCCACGGCGCTCGAGTGAGAGCGCGCCGGAGCCGGTCTCCGGCTTGGACGCCAAACCGAGGACGCCGCTGGCCGCCACTTCACTGCCGGCGGTCAGGAAGGTCAAGGGCTTCGACATCGCCTCGCTCACCGACAGCTGCAGCGGTGGAGGAACGGAGAGCAAGCACCAGGCAGCTAGCACGAAAGACATCAAATTGACGCTGGACAGGTATATGAGCACCTTTCTTGCTCGTTCGGGTGTCCCCCTCCCCcctaaagtaaagaaagaaaggaggggggTTGCTCTAGTTACGGGCTAAGACAAAACTTGCAATAGCTCAGGACAGGAACGTCAAGGTGTCTCCTCAGAACAGAGCTGCTGCCTTCTTAGACGCAACTAAGTTAACTCAACCGACAATCAAGTGCGAAGATCCGTTCCTCCTTCTTAAGCACAGTCTAAGCGTGTGAGGTCCGCGGAATTGCCTTCTGCGCATCTATCTAATGGGCGTACAGCGCATAATTTTTGCCTTAGGAGGCTACGCCTTTGCTCTGTTTGCTACCATGGTTAAATCTCGATCCCCGCCGCTAGCTTACAGAATGGGACATTCGTGAGGGTGTGTCAGCCTGGCGCTAGAGTTTTTCTTTCATCCTGGGGCCTTCCCCGCAGGCACTATTTGTAGAGTGCTTAGTTGCTTAATGCAGTGTCTGAAGTGTTATTATTGCTACGGTGTCCAATTTGGCGACTAAATCATATTGCAGAAACTGATCGTCACCTATGCCACGGAACTTAAAGTGCTATACGTCGAAGGCGAAGCTCACAAAACTGCACTACAGTTCTACGAGGCCCCTCGCGCATGATTCTCGCGGTCTGTGAAGAAAATGAAGGGTTATTTACGTGTAACTCGTGAAAAAGGTGCGCATTCCGTTGCTCTGCGCTAAGTAAGTGGTTAACGTGCCTATTATGTATGCcggcgagaaaaaaaaggaacgttgTACTGATGGCACTGCCCCCTCGTGCGCCGTTTCCTCGCGGACAGGTTGACGACTACGCGAGGTGACGCCGCGACGGCGTTACCACAGGCGCATTCGCCGGCGGCTGCGTCCGAGTATGGTGCGGCGGCCTGCATGCCCGATGACCTGTCTTTCAAGCGGCCTTCCAAGAAGCGTGCCAGGGCGGATGACGACGCTGCTGCGATGGCGCCGCCTTCCAGCGCCTTCAAGAAGGTCGACAAAACGGACAGGTAAGTGGTAGTTCCACGACACGCAGCGCACTGGACGACACATCATGCAAAACGTGTACACAGCTATAGCGTCTCAAAGTAAGAGACCGCAAGAAATAGCGGACACACACGGTACGATACGGTATACCGCTTGTGACTCGACCCACAACCTGGCGTACCAACAGCCCCCTTCACAGAGTACCCATCAGGTAATCACGTTCCAGCATCCCAAGCAGCCTTCCTCTTATAATGACGTGCCACGCCGTCGTGTCGTATGCATGTCCTGACTagcactagttttttttttataaatctaAGGTTCATCTTGCGCTGGTAAAAGGCAACCACGTAGTGCCGTCgtagcatttgattcagtcgcaacctcagcagtcatggaggcattacggaatcagggtgtagacgagccatatgtaaaaatactgaaagatatctatagcggctgcaatatctatagcggctccaaatcccaataaagaaaggcgtcaggcagggagatacggtctccccaatgctattcacagcgtgtttacaggaggtattcagagacctcgattgggaagaattagggttAAGAGTTAGTggataataccttagtaacttgcgattcgctgatgatattgctttgcttagtaactcaggggaccaatcgcagTGCATACTGACCTGAAGAgccaaagcagaaaggtgggtctaaaaattaatctgcagaaaactaaagtaatatttaacagtctcgggaagagaacagcagtttacgataggtagcgaggcactggaagtggtaaggaaatacatctacttaggacaggtagtgaccgcatatccggatcatgagacggaaataatcagaagaataagaatgggctagagtgcgtttggcaggcattctcagatcatgaacagcaggttgccattatccctcaagagaaaagcgtataacagctgtgtcttaccagtactcacgtgcggggcagaaatctggaggcttacgaaaagggttctacttaaattgaggatgacgcaacgagctatggaaagaagaatgatgggtgtaacgttaagggataaagggataagaaaagagcagattgggtgatgaaacaaacgcgagttaatgacatcttagttgaaatgaagaaaaagaaatgagcatgggcaggacatgtaatgaggagggaagataaccgatggtcattaagggttacggactggattccaagggaagggaagcgtagaagggggcggcagaaagttagttgggcggatgacattaagaagtttacaggaacgacatggccacaattagtacatgaccggggtagttggagaagtataggagagggctttgccctgcagtgggcgtaaccatgctgatcatgatgatgacgtAGCGCTGAATGTGACTACAGCATGCGAAGCAGCTGAGACGTGCCGTAACCTTACGGaacagcgggagaaaaaaaggctCCGTGTCACATAACCTAAACGCCAGGGATGAGTGTGCAGGTGGCTCCTTTGTAACTAGGATATTTCTCGTTACGACAGAGTTCGGCCTGTATTTACAAAAAGCTCTTacactagaattgttcgtaagaacgAAGCCCAGCCAATACCAATGCTAGGCACATTATTAGCGACGGTAGATGCCCAATGGCAAAGATTACTCAGGAAAGAAACGCCTTTTTTTTCAATTGGCCCTATCCTGATTTActgttggtttgtttgttttccttcaCGTGCCGCTGCGCATAACGTTGGTCAAGAGCACGTTATCGGAATCCTCTATCCGAGCAGCTACAGAGCAGAGCCACGTTCTCAGCTTTTGGCATTCCCTGTTTTAACTCTCCTCTCCTTTGCGCAGGTCTCCGCCCGGATTGTCCCCTGTTGCCGGTGGCTTTCCATTCGCCTTTCCGTATGGCCTGCCGCCATCCAGCCCCCTCTGCGCCCAGTTTCCGCTGCTGCCCGTGTTCGGGCCACTCCTGGACCCCAAGGTCGAAGACGATGGTGTGTACGACAAGAACGCTTCGCCCACCGGCAACAACTCATCGACGgccgcagcagccgcagcagccgccgctgctgcagccgcgcgaCGGTTCCTTCcggccgccgccgcagcagcagccgcggcggccgcagcgGCGCAGTATCCAGCTGCCGCGGTACTGCCCTACCTCCCGCCCTCGCTGGCAGCGCTGTCTCTGCCGTCTCAGAACTGGTGCGCCAAGTGCCAGACGAGCTTCCGCATGACCAGCGACCTGGTGTACCACATGCGCTCGCACCACAAGCGAGAGCCGGACCCGGCCAAGAAACGGCGAGAGGACAAACTGCGCTGCCACATTTGCCACGAGAGCTTCCGCGAGCGGCATCATCTCACCCGACACATGACGTCTCACCAGTGACGTGGTGCTGACGCCTGCCTCGTTACTGTAGCTGCACGGACAGTTGCCGACGAGATGCCACGCGCCAGCATTGGTCTCCTCGAGGCGTCCTCGAAGGTTGTAAAAGAGAACGCGGCTGGTCCTGTGTCGTGCGCTACGTAGTTTCCTTGTCGGCAGCGCGCGAAGTCTTCATTATCACGCTGTCGTCAGCACTCGACATCATCGGTGGCACAGGTCTTCATTGACGGTGTACTTCGGACTGAGCCGCGTTGCGCGGCTGACGCACTTGCCgttaaaaatattttgtttttggCAAGTCCCGACCATCGTCTATTAAGAGGTGGCTGTCGACGTCTGAGCATCAAAGCCTGAAAGAAAGTGTGCGGTTTGGAAGTCGCAGTCGTCCGAGCTGCCTTTCTCGTCGCCGTTATCAGCGCGAGACGTTATCCGAACGCCTGCACGGCACTTCGCCAGAGGCCGGCGCGGAGCGTCTGGTGGCTTGTTCCTATTCGTCTTCGTGATGTTGCCCCTGGTGACGCCCCTCTTGCAGGCGCCAAAGGAGGCCTGGTTGCCTTGCTTCCTGGGCGCTCTCAAGCGAACTCCTGACTCTGTGCGGGCATAGGGGAAGTCTAGTCATCTCATCGTTGTCTCGTGTGTTATTTTTGTGGTGCGAAAGATGGATAAGAATTGCTTGCCGGTGACATGGCCGTAACCTTAGGAGAGcgaatcaactttttttttttgctgaattcACCAAACAGGTTTAGCGGCTGGCCCGTCGGCATAGCAACAGATACGGCGCTGGAGGTGTGTTATTGTGGTGTTATTGCGGTCCTTAAGACACGGTGTTAAGCAGCAATGCTGTGAAGTCTGCGAAGTCTCCTATTTACAGaaaacttaaagggaagctgaaaggttttccagaaaaaatgagtgaacatctgtacataatggttttcaaccctccgaattcgaatatcatatcgaaattgagcgaaagaaagcgcaaatgtattttatttcgacgaaaagtgcagcagcggacacgcccagctcgcgcgtcttgtttccgcctgtgattggtcggtgcgcctcgtgacgtcaactctgccgctgccgacctctgccgctacacatgaagcgcggtgccaggtagtttggtgctgtttttctgagacagtAATGGAAAAttcagagagactgcgtttttctgaggagttcggcgttactccttacatgtacgagccgattgcgaagagccggcttctcgaagaagcaaacgatgctggtgcgagcagtgctttcgacacgaacgaaagcaaagtcttgggatctcctcgtgttggaaatgctctttgctGAGTATGTTTttcgcaaagcgatctagtggtctcgccgatctttcgccgatatactgagctcgtttccggtcaaacaactgtagtgttgtgttcctgcatgcctcctcgtggaacgtaagcggggatgcgatcgtggGCATTTGTGCGCcgccaaagctgtcggcaatctacaaagatggtttaaacgcgtgaaaatcttcccggttcatgcagtacgtgtagtgaccttcatctgttgactaccactcacgttgactaccactcacgttgattaccactcacgttgactaccacgcacgttgactaccactctacatacacgcagacgcaccaacaaaggaatgcatgGTCGATcaaagcagattacgatggcacgcacgcagaaacaagcgcggtcaggcacggtcgcggacgctgcgaaggaacgaagcagagttgacgtcacaacaccgcggtttccggtctccgctccgctcgctcactcaaaggggggcggagctacagcgcaatttcaaccgacgattacgtcgctcctaattgaaataaaaaccccaaattttacctacatggtttataaagctcccgcatccgtatatgagcgtcttattgaattcgacagactcttcagcttccctttaagtggaCATTTCTTGAAAGCATAAGGTGCAGATGTGCTTGGGTTATCTAAACGCATCACACAACGGCCTAGTCactgtttatctttttttatatattgtggGATGCTGCGACATAATGAAATGGCTCATGAACAATACTCTCGAGGCGTGGTAACAAAAGGCGATTCCACGCATAGCAGCGAACAAGGCACATGTTCAAAAGGAAAATTTTGTAGTGTTCTTAGAGAGAGGATGTTCTTTGATTCTTTTAGCACACTTAAGCTGCAGTTCGTTGCTAACCCTGAGGTTGCACCATAGGTCGCCCGATATATTTATTCTCCAATAAGGGTGCTGAAAGAATGGTCGTCCATTTTCTCAAAATAACGTAAGTTCGTAAGGCACGACCTCTAttttattataattataattattattattattattattattattattattattattattattattattattattattattattattattattatggtcgGTCCTAGGCACGCTAAGTAAATTTTGACCGATTTATTGCATTGGTCTAGCCGAAGCGAAATTACGAATTTTCATACCTGAACCAGGTGCGCATGTTTTACCTGTCGAAACTACGCTGCATGCATGGTAATATAAGATCATAAGAACAAACACTTACAAATAAAGCGCTTCGTTCAGAtgtcatttattttttcattcagcGATAACATTCAGCGATATCCTGCTTCCTTTTGCGAACATTTGGTCTTCGTGGAGCTTAAGACATGTAGGATGGACACAAGTCTTATAAATCATGAATATAGCAGGATGCTATGGCAACAGCAACATATGGTATATAATGTGTTACAatgaacaatgaaaaaaaaaaacttcactatAATGTTTCTTACTTGTGCAGGTAGGTAACATACCCCGCTCGTCGCAGTTATGTAATCGGTGGCAAGTATATGTGCAATTACACTAGAGAAGCAGTGGAACGAAACATTGCAGTATTCTTTTAATTGCTTGTAAGAGTTTCCGCGTTTATTCCGTTGCGTGTCTGCTGGAACCGTTATGCCAGCATTagtatggagggggggggggggagaggcttTCACGGTGCGCACTGACGGCGAAATATGGTACTACAGCACTGAACTAGAGATGGGTCCCTTCTAAATGGGAATAAATTTTTTACAATCTATTTGTAAAAGGCCATTGTAGTTCGCTGGTTCAGGTCTATGCCCGAAAAATTCGTCTTGTCGTTATGAGCGAAACAACTGTAGGCGACACTGCGCCCCATGATAAAAGGACTCCCATCATTGTTCGATCTTCCTCGCAGCTTTCTTGCTTTCACGTTTTCATCCGAAATGTTTACGTGCAATCCACTATCTTCTCCTCCAAAAGGGTAATCTTTACGTCtcacgcatgaaaaaaaaaaaaagtgcacctgGTGTACGTGTTGTTGATTTTATTTGTTGCAACATCAGTTTCGTTACCTACTTTTGGCGCAAAGCTACTTCGAATTTGAATTGTCTAGTCATTTTCCTCATGAATAGACCGAATTTTTTTTGCTACATTAGGCCAGTCACCCTGAATAAGCAGCTTCAGCAAAACACATGCCACGAACTACCGTGATTGGTGTAGGCAAAACACCTGTTAAGATACGTATCGCAAGTGTGCAGCGCGCGCACCGAAATTTTGATGATGTAGTTCGCAACATGCGTTCATGAAGGTAAACAATAGGTACAGACCTTGTTGCCGAATTGTACTTATGCCTTGCTCGAGCCATGATCCTTGCTCTTAAAGGTCCACTGTCTCACTGTAGGGCGCTATGGCACACAGTTTAGGACTCCTTCTTTCCTGTCAGCACGgtacgggaaataaaaaaaaatatataagagCCACCATTATTATGAAAGAGCCTCGCGTACCCATTAGGCACTGGAATGAAAACCGCAAACAGACGGAGAACGATACTCGCCAAAGTGTTGTTCCCGCCTGTTCTGACCCCAAGGAGTAGCCTTCGTTTAAGAGATGCGACAATCCTTACTGTGTCCTCTTCtttggtttcctttcttttttgaacaCCCGTAGGAAACTCCCCAGGCATGTGAGtgtagaagggttgaaatctggaccagttggtacatacttgaaggaaaaaaaaccagtcgaaaaacacaaaggacaagaggagaggttcacaccacgaCGACTggtgcagaagggttgaaatctgggccagttggtgcatacttgaaggaaaaaaccagccaaaaaacacaaaggacaagaggagatgTTCCCACCACAACGACTGTTGTGGTGTGtgagtcgttgtggtgtgaacctctcctctcgccctttgtgtttttgactggtttttttccttcACGTGAGTGTAGTTGAAATCGACGTCGTGGTTCATGGATTAGAATACCAATAAATGATGCTGATTAATGTCGCAGCTTTATTGTGGCAAATTTAGTGAATGCTAGTCATAGACTGGAGAGGAAATGAACGCATACGATAGGGTTGAGGCCAACCTTATCTGAGGGACTCGCGGTTGGGGTCACATGCGTGAGCATGCGAATAAATAAGAATGCATGCTCTGGATAATTAACGTATACATTGTCGGCCGACAAATTGCCCAGTGGAAGTTGTAAGTGCTGCAGACTAAAGCCCATGTGAATGGGCGGAAAaccgtaaaaaaaaaggaaaacgcaaGCGTTTCTGCATTCGTGTCAGCGCTACGGACTGATTTACACGTCAACCAGTGCACGTGCGAGGATCCTGGCTATATATGAGCTGAGTGGCAGCATATGATGACTGACGAACAGTGTATTAACGCCTGTATAAGACTTGTCTAAAGGCGAATAATACAACTTACTGCCCCTTGGGCCACCAGAGGAAGCTGAGATAATACACGTGGTCCTAGCGCTGGGAGTAACCTAGCGGGTTCAGTGCCAAACCACAAATAAAAAAAGTGCGAGTGTTTCGGAGAGCGTTGCAATATTATACACATCACATCTACATGTATACATATATGAAGATATAGATATTGTGTTTCCACGTGTCACGTGCACAAACTCGGTGTCAGACAAGAGAGGAGACTTGTGTACGACGACGACCATGTCACGGTTTTGAAGGAATAAATATCCCTGTTGTTGGAATACAAACCGGCTTGGTGTAATACtatcgttcctttcttttttttttgacaaatgaTAAGCAAATCAGGTCTGCGGACACCCCCAAGGTTAATGAAGTCATTAAATCAAGCGTCGATCTCGACCTGATTGCTGCAATACGCTATATATAGAGAGCGTACCGTTTGGAAGCTGTAAGGCTTACTGGGCAGCATCGTTGCGTGGTCATCTTCCAGTCTCCAAGTTACAGAGACTGTCCTTGCCAGTAGGTTGTTTTGGGTTCAATTTTCAGACAAAGTTATAGGTATATTGAATTGCGAAGTTATTCATTGAGGACGCCATGTAGCGCTCATATTGTATCTGGTGTACCACAGCATTACCTTTGATGTCTTACACACCATATGATACTTGAAGACAGCTTGCGGGCAGTGCTGGGATAAAGACGAGCCCATTCTTCGGAACGTGCGGCAGCGGAACTCCGTCGCTGCTGTCCCTTAGCGGTGATCGTTAGGCAATGACGCCAAAATTAATTTGCTGACACCTTGGTACAAACAGTCGCAATGTAGTCACCAGATTTCAGAACACGCAGCATTAAAAATTAAGCTGCGAGTTTAATTAGAAAAAATTGACTCGACATCCCGGccttgcgaaagtggatgtccagcgaagctgttgagaactcccactacaactgctgagggcgGTATGTAAAGTTtaattgctttagagtaatggcagTAATGGTAGTAGTGGAAGTAATGGTATAATTTTCACAGCATGCCGCCGCCTATAGCGGTGCTGCAAGAACATTGAAATCAGTTCccaggctggttcttttatatacgaagggctaGGGACGTCGCtctccacgtcgcaagctgccgtcgccgcggcagctagcgcaacagtaatctttaccgggaaacgtatgcgtaACCGTAGCGTAACGTAACCTGCtccgcattgttatcaggagcaccTTACCGCCTTATCTATAATGATGGGATTTGAATTATTATTCTGTGCTTGTTCTTCATTAAAACGTATGcggttctgtatgttgtatgcgtgattccaaagcaTGTATGTACTGGTCGCTTCACTTTGCTaactgcttgaagcctctgcctaaCGTGAGTACGAGCCACTACTCCTGGCCATGCACAGCCACCAGGATCCgcccattgattgattgattgaaaactttattgttccaccgagctggggtgcccgcctcttaacctacacgtaggtagggagggaggacgaagcagttcccgtgcgttgaggacggtgagtcttcactgcctcaacggccaggcggactGCTCGACGCTGGCCGTCTTC
Protein-coding regions in this window:
- the LOC139051984 gene encoding PR domain zinc finger protein 8 isoform X2; its protein translation is MAADRRLSLVAAEPLSPGDSLGPVPPLGLAGVDPLAALAWRCLDEAPAPANAAVKAVSAWRGRPSECPESATDDEQRRQHEEEEEEERLRWLSQLPAARHPHEQNLEVTLASQQLQLRVCRPVQRGEPLLAWFSRELADLLRLPAAPRNTTNAHGGEKPYRCPLCSDSFVNPYPVVSHLMYRCPARHHAASAEVPPPPPPPTVPRRSSESAPEPVSGLDAKPRTPLAATSLPAVRKVKGFDIASLTDSCSGGGTESKHQAASTKDIKLTLDRLTTTRGDAATALPQAHSPAAASEYGAAACMPDDLSFKRPSKKRARADDDAAAMAPPSSAFKKVDKTDRSPPGLSPVAGGFPFAFPYGLPPSSPLCAQFPLLPVFGPLLDPKVEDDGVYDKNASPTGNNSSTAAAAAAAAAAAAARRFLPAAAAAAAAAAAAAQYPAAAVLPYLPPSLAALSLPSQNWCAKCQTSFRMTSDLVYHMRSHHKREPDPAKKRREDKLRCHICHESFRERHHLTRHMTSHQ
- the LOC139051984 gene encoding PR domain zinc finger protein 8 isoform X1, with product MNVQRFHHRSYLVIPLKLCGVNSGEEYRYVPLVGKKSRLPLISTRRPRRGMEEWHAHRWRLPPPPPFPHPFTRGSGPHVTAPRRRAQAVRDQRVGAVGGGRRVPAMAADRRLSLVAAEPLSPGDSLGPVPPLGLAGVDPLAALAWRCLDEAPAPANAAVKAVSAWRGRPSECPESATDDEQRRQHEEEEEEERLRWLSQLPAARHPHEQNLEVTLASQQLQLRVCRPVQRGEPLLAWFSRELADLLRLPAAPRNTTNAHGGEKPYRCPLCSDSFVNPYPVVSHLMYRCPARHHAASAEVPPPPPPPTVPRRSSESAPEPVSGLDAKPRTPLAATSLPAVRKVKGFDIASLTDSCSGGGTESKHQAASTKDIKLTLDRLTTTRGDAATALPQAHSPAAASEYGAAACMPDDLSFKRPSKKRARADDDAAAMAPPSSAFKKVDKTDRSPPGLSPVAGGFPFAFPYGLPPSSPLCAQFPLLPVFGPLLDPKVEDDGVYDKNASPTGNNSSTAAAAAAAAAAAAARRFLPAAAAAAAAAAAAAQYPAAAVLPYLPPSLAALSLPSQNWCAKCQTSFRMTSDLVYHMRSHHKREPDPAKKRREDKLRCHICHESFRERHHLTRHMTSHQ